Proteins encoded in a region of the Elizabethkingia bruuniana genome:
- a CDS encoding MotA/TolQ/ExbB proton channel family protein, with product MAFLEISTILQAHTQVAATTQEFSFWKIMFHGNIFANVVMITVLLLGIFSFYLFLERFFFIKRMSSNTDPNLMRNIEDFLKDGKVDAAIDYCSRQDSPEARILEKGLSRIGRPVSDIVNAMEGQGQAEVANMEMNLNLLAAVPSIAPMLGLLGTVIGMILAFFNLSNSTGSFSPKTLSEGIYTALGQTATGLAVAIPANFFYNLLLTKIDKFILKIQNLSAEFLDIINKPL from the coding sequence ATGGCATTTTTAGAAATATCAACCATATTGCAGGCACATACTCAGGTGGCGGCAACAACCCAGGAATTTTCTTTCTGGAAAATAATGTTCCACGGTAATATATTTGCCAATGTGGTAATGATAACCGTTTTATTACTGGGTATATTCTCTTTTTACCTGTTCTTGGAAAGATTCTTCTTTATTAAAAGAATGTCTTCCAATACCGATCCTAACCTTATGAGAAATATTGAAGACTTCTTAAAAGATGGAAAGGTAGATGCAGCGATAGATTATTGCTCCCGTCAGGACTCTCCTGAAGCTAGAATTCTGGAAAAAGGACTGTCCCGTATCGGCCGGCCGGTATCGGATATTGTAAATGCAATGGAAGGTCAGGGGCAAGCTGAGGTTGCCAACATGGAAATGAATCTTAACTTATTAGCAGCAGTACCAAGTATCGCACCTATGTTAGGACTTTTAGGTACCGTAATCGGGATGATCTTAGCCTTCTTTAACTTGTCTAACTCTACAGGTTCTTTCTCTCCGAAAACTCTTTCAGAGGGTATTTATACAGCATTAGGACAAACAGCTACGGGTCTTGCAGTGGCAATCCCGGCTAACTTCTTCTATAACCTGTTGTTGACAAAAATTGACAAATTCATTCTGAAAATTCAAAACTTGTCTGCAGAGTTCTTAGATATCATCAACAAACCTTTGTAA
- a CDS encoding carboxypeptidase-like regulatory domain-containing protein, which translates to MKKLLTLLFFMATFFLFAQKTISGKVSDTSGNGIASASVTIENPDNPVIIAYGITDSKGNYKIVFNTDLSKINIKVKAFNQKPQTKEVSNQDQTVNFSLASDVTEIKEVVLKTKLITKRGDTIAYDLKAFANKNDRVLADALKKIPGIDVNKDGTILYQGEPLNKFYVNGKDLMEGGYGTINNSLPIDAIGKVEIMENHQPVKILQDKVPSDRAAINIKLKKSVTMTGRGEIGLGASPLLWNVKLTPMLFTDKIQWLFNYKSNNNGDAVENEGNILSFGGRYEGIRRNITQNSWLNVDNSDAPNIPQKRYLMNSVHYLSGNLLTNLNKNKEWEFKANASYTNNAVERESYNETQYIPQFNQGAKVTNAIKNNFYTDKVKGEVIFTKNAKKGFFKNTTTFSQFWNGDRAVIDRSISQSSGFIANPANEALESPTTSFQNSLSTIIPWKEKLINVRSFINYQTDRQTLRVDPIKFTDRQSFDSLGKPVFTPIFSYSPNAKIAEQYLRTKTFETNNAVNVSFSAKKWTFTPEIGISYISNKLNTTLFGVDNNGYRENYGDKYSNNLEFTNTTPTASTQINYKGANFSMYLTLPVNFNNIKATDPARKVAIDLQKTTFEPSLFAQYEFASFWKASVSGNINYNFGTINSVYAGYILQTPSSLIATAADGVLSQNRVQSSGARIEYRNPLNNLFFNIRGSVSNTRNNLMANTSYNGGNVTLAYIVRDNDINTNSQSFEVGKYFPKFKTNASVSFTNSNNKSLSLSDNILQRSKNNNENIAFKFNNAYFSWMSLDYTMSYGWGNNLYTTQGRETTVKSNNWTQNLNLIFYPIENHSIGLNWDQTNFSQGGQSFQNPFYDLTYQYTWAKKKIDFELKWLNIANTKIYEQIGNSSIGTTYRRMYIRPSQIMFTVKFNFK; encoded by the coding sequence ATGAAAAAACTCTTAACTCTTTTGTTCTTCATGGCAACCTTTTTCTTGTTTGCGCAGAAGACTATTTCCGGAAAAGTTTCGGATACAAGTGGCAACGGAATTGCAAGCGCAAGTGTCACTATCGAAAATCCAGATAACCCTGTAATTATTGCTTACGGAATTACCGACAGCAAAGGGAATTACAAAATTGTTTTCAACACAGATTTATCCAAAATCAATATAAAGGTTAAAGCATTCAATCAAAAACCACAAACTAAAGAAGTTAGCAACCAGGATCAGACTGTCAATTTCAGCCTGGCATCTGATGTTACCGAGATAAAAGAGGTGGTACTAAAAACTAAACTCATTACAAAAAGAGGAGATACAATAGCATATGATCTTAAAGCTTTTGCCAATAAAAACGACCGTGTTTTAGCAGATGCTCTAAAGAAAATCCCAGGTATCGACGTTAACAAAGACGGAACCATTTTATACCAAGGTGAGCCACTTAATAAATTCTATGTCAACGGGAAAGACTTAATGGAAGGAGGCTATGGCACTATCAATAATTCCTTACCTATCGATGCCATTGGTAAGGTAGAAATTATGGAAAACCACCAGCCGGTAAAAATACTTCAGGACAAAGTTCCGAGTGATCGTGCTGCGATCAATATCAAATTAAAGAAATCTGTAACCATGACTGGCCGAGGAGAAATAGGATTAGGCGCCTCTCCTCTTTTATGGAATGTAAAATTAACACCAATGCTCTTTACCGATAAGATACAATGGTTGTTTAATTACAAATCCAATAATAATGGTGATGCCGTAGAAAACGAAGGAAACATATTATCTTTCGGAGGTCGTTATGAAGGTATCAGAAGAAATATAACTCAAAATAGCTGGTTGAATGTAGATAATTCTGATGCCCCTAATATTCCGCAGAAAAGATATTTAATGAATAGTGTTCATTATCTGTCCGGAAATTTATTAACCAATCTGAATAAAAATAAAGAATGGGAATTCAAAGCCAATGCCAGCTATACTAACAATGCTGTAGAAAGAGAGTCATATAATGAAACACAATACATACCTCAGTTTAACCAAGGAGCAAAAGTAACAAATGCAATTAAAAACAACTTTTACACAGATAAAGTAAAAGGAGAAGTTATCTTTACTAAAAATGCTAAGAAAGGCTTCTTTAAAAATACTACAACCTTCTCCCAGTTCTGGAACGGAGATCGTGCTGTTATTGACAGAAGTATTAGTCAAAGCTCTGGATTTATTGCGAATCCTGCCAATGAAGCTTTGGAATCACCTACAACAAGTTTCCAAAACTCATTGAGTACTATTATCCCTTGGAAAGAAAAATTAATTAATGTCAGATCTTTCATCAATTATCAGACTGACAGACAAACACTTCGTGTAGATCCTATCAAATTTACAGACAGACAGTCTTTTGATTCTTTAGGGAAGCCTGTTTTCACACCTATATTTTCATATTCACCTAACGCAAAAATTGCTGAGCAATATTTAAGAACTAAAACTTTTGAAACCAATAATGCTGTAAATGTTAGTTTCTCTGCTAAAAAATGGACATTCACACCAGAAATTGGTATCTCATATATAAGCAATAAATTGAATACAACTCTGTTTGGTGTAGATAACAACGGATATAGAGAAAATTATGGAGATAAATATTCCAATAATTTGGAATTCACCAACACAACTCCAACAGCTTCTACCCAGATTAATTATAAAGGAGCAAACTTTAGTATGTATCTAACGCTTCCTGTCAACTTTAATAATATTAAAGCAACAGATCCTGCAAGAAAGGTAGCAATCGATCTTCAAAAAACTACATTTGAGCCTAGTTTATTTGCCCAATATGAATTTGCATCGTTTTGGAAAGCGTCCGTTAGCGGAAATATTAATTATAATTTCGGGACTATTAACAGTGTATATGCTGGTTATATATTACAAACTCCATCAAGCCTTATTGCAACAGCCGCAGATGGTGTTTTATCCCAAAACAGAGTACAGTCATCGGGAGCGAGAATAGAGTATAGAAATCCTTTGAATAACTTATTCTTTAATATACGAGGCAGCGTTTCCAATACCAGAAATAATCTTATGGCAAACACTTCTTACAACGGAGGGAATGTAACACTTGCATATATAGTTAGGGATAATGATATTAATACTAACTCACAAAGCTTCGAGGTTGGTAAATATTTCCCTAAATTTAAAACGAATGCTTCTGTAAGTTTTACAAATAGCAACAACAAGTCTTTAAGCTTAAGCGATAATATTCTTCAGCGTTCTAAAAACAACAATGAAAATATAGCATTCAAATTTAACAATGCTTACTTCAGCTGGATGAGTTTAGATTATACAATGAGCTATGGATGGGGAAATAACCTATATACAACACAAGGAAGAGAGACAACTGTAAAATCTAATAACTGGACTCAAAATCTAAACTTAATATTCTACCCTATCGAGAATCATTCAATTGGACTTAACTGGGATCAGACAAATTTCTCCCAAGGTGGACAAAGTTTTCAAAACCCATTCTATGATCTAACGTACCAGTATACATGGGCTAAAAAGAAGATAGATTTTGAATTAAAGTGGCTAAACATTGCCAATACAAAGATATATGAACAAATAGGCAACAGCTCTATTGGAACTACATACAGAAGAATGTATATCCGTCCAAGCCAGATTATGTTTACGGTGAAATTTAATTTTAAATAA
- a CDS encoding ExbD/TolR family protein: MKISRRNKANPEFSLAAMTDVILLLLIFFMITSSAANQNAIDVKLPKGESEAMDIPNPLSVSIKPDGSYFIDEKQVQKNELESLIVNRLQNVTSPSFTIRADKDCLHKDVVFVMEIAEKHKYNIAIATTTEAE; the protein is encoded by the coding sequence ATGAAAATTTCAAGAAGAAATAAAGCAAATCCTGAATTCAGTTTGGCAGCAATGACAGACGTTATATTGCTACTTCTTATATTTTTCATGATCACCTCTTCTGCAGCCAATCAAAATGCAATAGATGTGAAGCTTCCTAAAGGAGAAAGCGAGGCAATGGATATTCCTAATCCGCTGTCTGTAAGCATTAAACCGGATGGATCTTATTTTATAGATGAAAAACAAGTACAAAAAAACGAACTGGAGAGCCTTATTGTAAACAGATTACAGAATGTAACAAGTCCTTCTTTTACAATAAGAGCCGATAAAGACTGCTTACATAAAGATGTAGTTTTCGTTATGGAAATTGCAGAAAAGCACAAATACAACATTGCGATAGCCACTACTACAGAGGCTGAATAA